The Chlamydia sp. 04-14 DNA segment CTTTCTTACGCATTCACTTCTTCTATCTATGATATTGTAGAAACTTCTATTCCTAGCCAAATCTAATTTTTGCTTTAGCCAAAAGAGAGCGGTGTAATCAATTCTGAACTTGTGGATGGAGATGCTTCCCAATCCTTGGTTCCTGATAATTCCCACATTTTCAAGAAAGCAGGGCATGACGATAAAAGTTCATCCTTTATTCCCTCTGCAACTTTCTTTCCTTGTTCTAAATAAATGACCCGGTCGACATATTCAAGAGTAGAGAGCTTATGAGCAATGATTATCTGGGTGCACTGACCTTTTAGCTGTCCTATGATCTCTTTGATGTAGTTTTCACTAATAGCATCTAAAGAAGATGTAGCCTCGTCTAAAATTAATATAGAGGCGTTTTTCAACAAGGCTCGCGCTATAGTCAATCTTTGCTGCTGTCCCCCAGAAAGATTTTTCCCAGATTCCTCAAGAAGACTATGGACTCCTTGGGGCATTTTTTGAACGAATTCGTACGCGTAGGCTTGTTTTAATGCATGAATGACATCGTCTTCAGGGATATCCTTACCGCAAGTAAGGTTATTCCAAATAGTATCATAAAATAGAAACGGGTTTTGTAAAACACAGCCAATATGATTTCTAAGAGAGGATTTGCTATAGTCTTTAATAGAAATACCGTCTAAAAGAATCTCTCCCTGCGATACCTCATATAGTCTGGGCAATAATTTACTAATCGTTGTTTTCCCACTTCCTGTAGGGCCAACAATACCAATTGCCTCACCTTTGTTTATTGTGAAGTTCAGCTCCTTAAGGACTGTTTTCTCATTATCATAAGAAAAAGAAACATCTCGAAATTCTACACTTCTTGTTAAACCAAGGAATTCTTGACTATCTTCAGACTCATTATGAAGGTCAGGATGAGAAAGCACTTCATAAAATCTTTCAGCAGCTGCACAACCTTTCATAATGGTTGTATTTTCATCCCCGAATTTCTTCACAGGATCATAGATAAGATATAGTAATCCACAAAATACAATGAGCTCTTCAGGAGGAATATTGAACTTATAGAGACCAATGATCACAACGAAAGCAAAGAATAAAGAAGCTATCGTATGTAATAATGGCCGTGGCAGCAAACCATAGGCTGCACTTTTTTCTTCGAGAGCAGCAATTTGATTATTTTGATCACAATACTTCTTAAAAGCAAAGGATTCTGTACGAAAGACCTTTACGGTGACAATTCCTGCAAGAAAATCTAAAAGCACCGAAGAAAATTTATCCTGATTTTTCTGGATTCTCTTTGCTAAGGCTTTGATTTTTCTAGCAATGATTACAATAGGAAGAATCAATACAGGAAAAGCAATGGACACCAAAAGAGAGAATTTCCAAGATATCGACAAACAAACGGCTAGAGCTAATGTTAGGGTTATTGGAGCTTGAACATAGTTAACCATTAAAGAGTTTACTGCTTGAGCAATACTTGTAGAATCAGTAATCACGCGACTACTCAGATTTCCCATATCGTGAGTATGGAAGAATGTCATTGGAAGTTTTTGTAGAGCTCTAAAATAATCTCTACGAAGATCACAACTTACACGGATAGCAACTACTTGAGATAAAAATCTCTGAAAGAACAAAGTTACCGCTTTAAAAATCGCCACAATGACTAGAAATAAAGCTAAAGATCCGAAACGTGATAGATCTATATGCTGAGAAATAAGGCGTGATAATCTGCTGGTTATGGATGTCGTTCCCCTTCCATAACGAGAAATATACGCGTGGGCCTGTGCAGAAGTTATCGTATCAGAATCAGGAGAGATATCCGACCATCTCTCTAAAATCTGCTCTTGGCTTAACTGTGAAGCCTTTACAAGGCGATTGTTTTCCTTGCGAGCGAAAAGAACAAAAGCATCGGGTCCTGTTTTTGCTATAATGCCTAAAGAAAAAATCTCTGCTTGAGAAGAGACGGTTAGTCCTAAAATAGCAAGTAGGGAGAAACCTAATAGCGTAAGATGCTTTTTATGCCTCAGGACCGCTTTCAGAAGAAGTTTCATAGAGACCTATAGTTCGAAATTTCTGATACCGCTTTTCTAATAAATCTTCTATCGATAGGTCTTTTAATCGTAACCATTCCTGAAGAATGAAATCTTGAACATCGCGATATACGGCAGCAGGATCGTGGTGTGCCCCACCCACCGGCTCCTTAATTACAACATCCACAATAGCAAATTGCTTGAGATCCTCACCATGCATTTTTAACATGGCGGCCGCCTCACTATTCTTTTTAGGATCTTTCCAAAGAATAGAAGCACAACCTTCAGGAGAAATTACAGAATAGTAGGAATGCTCTAACATAGCAATGACATCGCCGATTGCCATTCCTAAAGCACCTCCAGAACACCCCTCACCAATAACAAGAACCATAATCGGGGTTTTTAATCTAGCCAATTGGAAAAGGTTATTGGCAATAGCCCATCCCTGACCACGTTCTTCCGCGGTAAGACCAGGGAAAGCCCCGGGAGTGTCTACTAAGAAAATGATAGGCAAACCGAATTTCTCGGCCATTTTTGCTAGGCGCAATGCCTTGCGGAAACCTTCAGGACAAAGCATCCCAAAATTTCTATGCATACGAGAAGAGGTATCGCACCCTTTTTCCTGACCAATAAGCATGAAGCGCTGGCCCTGAATTTTAGCTAATCCCCCAACAACGGCAGGATCATCACGAAACGTACGGTCTCCACAAAGTTCGACAAATTCCTCGCACATGCCTTCGATATAATTCACCGAACGAGGACGAGAGGGATGACGGCAAATCTGCACACGCTCCCACGGTGTCAAATCAGAATAGATCTTCTCTTTTAACTTATCTAAACGCCTTTCCAATTTCTGTATCTCTGAGGAAGAGAGTAAAGAATTTTTTTTATTTTTTTCTTTAAACTCGGCTATCGTTTTCTCGTACTCTACCACTTGTTTTTCGTGGGGAAGAAGCTCCATAATAACGTTTTCTCCTCTTACAGAAAGGATAATTTTAATACAAATAATTCTTAAAAAACAATTATAAGATTACTTTATTTTGAATTTTCAAAAAAATAATAAACTATTAATTACGTTTTTCAAAAACAACAGAGACGCTAGCATCCTGGTAGGGAATATTAATCAAAAAATTACTTCCCCAAAATCTTTCTTTTCCCTGTAAAGAAAAAATTTCCATATGGGGACTGGAACACAGAATACGCAGGGAGTCCCTTTCTCCATGAATTATTACATCATTTGACGGCCCTTTATAGGAATCCAGAGAACTTGACCGCAATCTAGGACCTTCAACGACTTGACAACTTTTTCCCTTACAGAAAATCGAAAATGTAGACTTGCAAGGATCTTCTTCTATCATAGAGCGTACGTGACACTGTCTCTCTGAGATTTTGATATGATGACGAATTTTCGACCCCAGATAAGCATCTTGTAGGTAAGAAAACCCTGTAATCCTCGGACAAGGTAGTGCTGTGGCACAAAGAAAAGAGATTTCCGTAATACCCTGACTTTCTAAAATGGAGAAATCTTTAACCATTCCACAAAGACCAAATCCCTGGCAATCACTAATGTCTCCGCAACACGGACCGTAGTTTACTACACCCACGTCTCCGGAATAATAAGCCCCAACACCACTTTTACATCCCGATCCAGAAACAAAAATGGATGAGGAACGTGTTCGTTGCATCCAAAAACCTAGATTAGGATCTGTAAAACCATATTCACTAGCTACCTGTTGATCTAGCTGATATAGGAAAGACTTACTTAATGTGGTCTTTTCCTTTATAGATCGCGTATGCTCCTGACTCCATAGGGCAGGAAAAATCGTAGCCTCATGCATAAATAATGCCTGCTGGAAAGAATTCATCATTTCAGCGTATTTCAAACTGTTATCGTAGAATCTAGAGATCTGCAAAAGTAAAAGTCCAAGTTCTGCATGTTCTCCTGGATAGGGAAGACCTTTCCAAGGAAACCCCCCACGACAAAATAAGCGTGTCGCTCCAGAACATTCTTGTTCTAATTTTAAGAAATCTAATCCTAAGTCTTGTCCCTCTTCCAAAGCCATAAGCAAATAAATTGCCCGTGCTATGTCGTGAACTTTCAATAAAGGATGGTGTCGGAAAAATTTAAAGACGGAATTGCGAAGTTTCTTATCCTGACAAGCATAGATTAATTGCTTAACCTGCGAATCAAAATTCGAATGGGGAAACACTTCGATACATTCTTGCAATCTTAGCTGTGATCCCATCACTATTCACAATTTTTTACTCAGAAACGGATTGCGTCCAGACAATAATAACAAAAAACTTTAGAGTCAAGTCCCTAAGTAATCCTAAAAACTTGACCCTGATAAATTAGATAAAAGAGAAAGGCACGAAATTAGGAATGCTTCGAAGGAGTTTCGATTAAGCGTTTCATTCTTTTTCCTGGAGTAAATTTCACGGCACGTCTTGCAGGAATGTGAATGGGAACAGTAGCGTTTTTAGGGTTGCGCCCTACTTTAGGTTTTCTTTCTACAACCTGTAAAACGCCGAAATCTCTAAACTCTAACCTATCACCTTTGACTAGAGCATCTGTCATTTTATCCAAAAAATTTTGGATTACAGTACGCACATGATTCGGATGAATCTTGTGATCTTGTGATATTGTACTGATCAGTTTTTTCTTGGTCATGGTAGCCATATTAGCCGTTGCCTCCTAATTAAAGTGCCCTAAAGTAACTTGTTGAGTAGCCCTAAATAATAAACTTTTGAAGTATATGCGTATCATATCTATTCATCCTTTGGATTCAAGACATTTTTTAAAAATACGTAGTTGTTCTATATCGTTATAAGTAACGAAGATTCATATTTGCCAAAACTTATGATTGCTGCATCTTACAGTCCGACAAAAAATTCTAAGCTTTCATATTCTAATTTAATAACGGCAAACGCGTGACTTCTTTAATCTAACTTGATAAAGTACTGGACCTGGTGTCCTCGTAGCTCAGTAGGATAGAGCGGTTGCCTCCTAAGCAGCAGGCCATGCGTTCGAATCGCATCGAGGACGACCCTTTCTTTCCTTCATTTTTTCTCATTAGAAATTCAACTCGCCTTTGCAGAAAGTTTTCTGGCCTTAATATTCGCTAAACTCGTTTTTTGAAAATTAGGACCAGTAAGAAACGTATGGATGCCTTCGGCTATGCCTTTGGCTATATGCATTCGGTAACGTGCATCTAAAAGCGCGGCTCGTTCTCTAGAATTAGAAAGAAATCCGGTTTCAATTAAAATCGCAGGCATTGTTGTTTCTCGAATAACAGCGAAGTTCCCGTTCTTCACTCCTCGATTTTTCAACGCCCCATTTTTTTGCATTGCGTTTAGGACATCCTTAGCTAGAGCTTCTGAAGCGCGGCTTCTTGAAGCAACATTATTTTTACCATTATAAAAATATACTTCAGTACCAAAGGCTGATGTGTTAGACGAATAGTTACAGTGGATACTGACAAAAATATCAGCTTTGTTTTGATTTGCTAAAGCCGCTCTTTTCCCTAGATCTACATAAACATCCGATGTTCGGGTAAGAACTGGCTTATACCCCATTCTCTTGAGATAACTCTGTAGTGAAAACGCAAGAGATAAGGTCAAAGACTTTTCCTCATAATGAAATTCTTTACTCGCCGTGCCTTGATCTTTACCCCCATGTCCTGGGTCAATAAAGATCACTTCATTGCGACGTACACGCTGTGGAGGCGCACTTTCAGCTGCGATTCCTCCAAAAGTCATTCCAAAGATACAGAAAGTAAGCAAGGTATAGCGATTAGACATGAGATGACAACACCTCGCGCACAATTTCCTTATCATCAAAAGCGATGGTTTGATGTTTAAAGATCTGGTATGTCTCATGCCCTTTCCCTGCCACTAACACTATATCCCTATCTGAGGCAATGGACAAAGCATATGTAATTGCTTGTTTTCTGTCGATTTCGATGGAAAAATTTCTTTTTACAAATCCTGAACAAATATCCTTGATGATGTTTTCTGGATCTTCCCCTCGGGGATTATCCGAAGTCACAACAGCAAATCCGTATCTTTCGACTACATTAGCCATAATTTTTCGTTTGCTTTGATCTCTGTCTCCTCCACATCCAAAAACAACAATGAGTCTTCCTTCTTCAGGAAGTAAAGTATGTAATGTTTTGCACACGTTTTCTAAAGCATCTGGAGTATGTGCATAATCAATATAAATAGGACAGGGTCCAGAAAATACAGGTTCTAAGCGTCCTCTAGGAGATTCCACATTCGCCACTAAAGAGATCAGCTTCTGCAAATCACAAGCACACCTTTGGTGCGTGACTGCTATAGCTGCAAGAATATTATAAACGTTATGTTTTCCTATTAAAGGTAGGCGACACGGGAAAGATTCCCCTCTATAGATCAAATCAAAGTCTGTCCCAAAAGGAGAAGATCTTAAATTCGCAGCTAGATAATCTGATGGCCTCTCTATACCATAGGTAATGTGCCGTGCTTGAGCGACTTCTAAAAATCGCGAAGCGTAAGACAAATCACTATTTACGACGGCTAGTCCTGTAGTCGGAAGCATAGAGAATAATTTCAGCTTCGCATTTACATACTCTTCAAATGAACCATGGAAATCCAAATGATCAAGAGTAATGTTAGTTAAAACTCCAATATCAAAATCGATGTGAGCTAGCCTCTCTAAAACAAGACCTATGGAAGAAACTTCCATAACAGCAGAGGTTAGACGGTTTTTCACCATCTCGGCTAAATACTTTTGTAATAGACAAGATTCGGGAGTGGTATAACCATCTTGAATACGACTGTTCCCTAAAATATGCTCGATCGTTCCTATCAAGCCCGAAGGCTTATCGCAAGCATCAAATAAGAATTTTATTAAATGGGAAACCGTAGTTTTCCCATTGGTGCCTGTAACACCTATAACACAGAGTTTTTTAGAGGGGTAATTATAATATTTTGCAGAAAGCTCTGCCTCAAGCCGAGGGAGATTTGAAGAGATAATTTGAACGACTGATAGAAAAGGATTATAAATTGAAGAAGCTATAGCAATAGCTCCGTTTTCAATAGCAAGCACTGAAAAATCATTTCCATCATAATGCTTGCCCTTATTGGCTATAAAAATGTCTCCCAATCCAACATTACGGGAATCTTTGGTAAGATTTCTCACCTCTACGGGAGAAATTTTTCCATAAACCTTTGCATCTATGTTGTTAAGGAGTTCTTTTAAATTCATTTTTTAGCCCGAGGTTCCTTTCTCAAGGAATGCCCCCTTCTATATACAAAATTGTTCTTAATATGTCTGTAGATACTCTTTTATCTGTGAACGCAGAAAAAAAGTTTCGTTCGTGCTCACGCATTGTAAATAAACTTTCGAATATCAACGATGGCTCAAAAAAATTACCGCCGAACTAGTTTACTTACAACAATTAAAATAGTCCATCTAATTTTTTCTTCTGTTCAAAAATTATGATATTTTTATGGTGAAAAGAGTTTTTTTACTGATAAAATTCTCCCCTCTCCAATGAGAAGAATAAAATCCATGAGGATAGAGATGAACCGACCTCTTGAATATCAGACTAATGTAATAAAAAATGGCTGTTTTTATAGAGATAATGAACAATTCGCCGCGCATGTTAGAAATTTCCCAAAAATCATTCAATACGGATGCATACGTAATCGTCAGGGCATCGTGCACAACGACTGGCTGTTGAATAATAAAAATTCTATTTTAGAAACTATCGCGCGCGCTCTCCCCATATTGGGGAATATCTTAGGAGCTGCCAAGCTATTTAGCATCTTCGCCGCCCCCACTAAAGCAGATAGTAAAGTAGATATTACTCTTCATACCTTGGCAGGAATCTTTGAAATGCTCAGCCTGGGTTTAATTGTACTAGTGTTAAAAATAATTTTTACAATTATATCGTTGTTAGTCCGTCTTTGTCAGAAACAACAGGAATTTTCTCAAGCCCGTATTTATTACAATTTAGCAATCTAAGTTTATTTCCCCGAACGATTCCATTCCTCATACAAAGATTTGATAGAAGCGACTTCTTTCTTGTAATCGTATTTCTGTTTATCTTCGGGGACACCTAGATAAGCTAGTGCTCGATCAGCCACACGACCAAATACCGGAGCAGCACATCTACCTCCCATATAATTCTTAGTGCCGTCCTCTCGAACACCATGATCGGGATCATCTATAGAAACAAGCATAACAAGAGGAACGCTAGTTTCTTCTCCAGGATATATGGGCGTGATTCCAATAAATGAAGAAATATGACGATGCTTGTCATACTTCCCATTAACAAGTTTTTCTGTTGTTCCTGTTTTCCCAGCACTAGAATGATTTTTAGGGGAAGCCCGATATCCTGTGCCCCCAGGATATGTAGTAAATCGGATAGCTCTCAACACTTCGTCAACGATATTT contains these protein-coding regions:
- a CDS encoding ABC transporter ATP-binding protein — protein: MKLLLKAVLRHKKHLTLLGFSLLAILGLTVSSQAEIFSLGIIAKTGPDAFVLFARKENNRLVKASQLSQEQILERWSDISPDSDTITSAQAHAYISRYGRGTTSITSRLSRLISQHIDLSRFGSLALFLVIVAIFKAVTLFFQRFLSQVVAIRVSCDLRRDYFRALQKLPMTFFHTHDMGNLSSRVITDSTSIAQAVNSLMVNYVQAPITLTLALAVCLSISWKFSLLVSIAFPVLILPIVIIARKIKALAKRIQKNQDKFSSVLLDFLAGIVTVKVFRTESFAFKKYCDQNNQIAALEEKSAAYGLLPRPLLHTIASLFFAFVVIIGLYKFNIPPEELIVFCGLLYLIYDPVKKFGDENTTIMKGCAAAERFYEVLSHPDLHNESEDSQEFLGLTRSVEFRDVSFSYDNEKTVLKELNFTINKGEAIGIVGPTGSGKTTISKLLPRLYEVSQGEILLDGISIKDYSKSSLRNHIGCVLQNPFLFYDTIWNNLTCGKDIPEDDVIHALKQAYAYEFVQKMPQGVHSLLEESGKNLSGGQQQRLTIARALLKNASILILDEATSSLDAISENYIKEIIGQLKGQCTQIIIAHKLSTLEYVDRVIYLEQGKKVAEGIKDELLSSCPAFLKMWELSGTKDWEASPSTSSELITPLSFG
- a CDS encoding acetyl-CoA carboxylase carboxyltransferase subunit alpha; the encoded protein is MELLPHEKQVVEYEKTIAEFKEKNKKNSLLSSSEIQKLERRLDKLKEKIYSDLTPWERVQICRHPSRPRSVNYIEGMCEEFVELCGDRTFRDDPAVVGGLAKIQGQRFMLIGQEKGCDTSSRMHRNFGMLCPEGFRKALRLAKMAEKFGLPIIFLVDTPGAFPGLTAEERGQGWAIANNLFQLARLKTPIMVLVIGEGCSGGALGMAIGDVIAMLEHSYYSVISPEGCASILWKDPKKNSEAAAMLKMHGEDLKQFAIVDVVIKEPVGGAHHDPAAVYRDVQDFILQEWLRLKDLSIEDLLEKRYQKFRTIGLYETSSESGPEA
- a CDS encoding HU family DNA-binding protein; the protein is MATMTKKKLISTISQDHKIHPNHVRTVIQNFLDKMTDALVKGDRLEFRDFGVLQVVERKPKVGRNPKNATVPIHIPARRAVKFTPGKRMKRLIETPSKHS
- a CDS encoding N-acetylmuramoyl-L-alanine amidase family protein; the protein is MSNRYTLLTFCIFGMTFGGIAAESAPPQRVRRNEVIFIDPGHGGKDQGTASKEFHYEEKSLTLSLAFSLQSYLKRMGYKPVLTRTSDVYVDLGKRAALANQNKADIFVSIHCNYSSNTSAFGTEVYFYNGKNNVASRSRASEALAKDVLNAMQKNGALKNRGVKNGNFAVIRETTMPAILIETGFLSNSRERAALLDARYRMHIAKGIAEGIHTFLTGPNFQKTSLANIKARKLSAKAS
- a CDS encoding UDP-N-acetylmuramoyl-L-alanyl-D-glutamate--2,6-diaminopimelate ligase, with product MNLKELLNNIDAKVYGKISPVEVRNLTKDSRNVGLGDIFIANKGKHYDGNDFSVLAIENGAIAIASSIYNPFLSVVQIISSNLPRLEAELSAKYYNYPSKKLCVIGVTGTNGKTTVSHLIKFLFDACDKPSGLIGTIEHILGNSRIQDGYTTPESCLLQKYLAEMVKNRLTSAVMEVSSIGLVLERLAHIDFDIGVLTNITLDHLDFHGSFEEYVNAKLKLFSMLPTTGLAVVNSDLSYASRFLEVAQARHITYGIERPSDYLAANLRSSPFGTDFDLIYRGESFPCRLPLIGKHNVYNILAAIAVTHQRCACDLQKLISLVANVESPRGRLEPVFSGPCPIYIDYAHTPDALENVCKTLHTLLPEEGRLIVVFGCGGDRDQSKRKIMANVVERYGFAVVTSDNPRGEDPENIIKDICSGFVKRNFSIEIDRKQAITYALSIASDRDIVLVAGKGHETYQIFKHQTIAFDDKEIVREVLSSHV